In Duganella zoogloeoides, a single genomic region encodes these proteins:
- the ribH gene encoding 6,7-dimethyl-8-ribityllumazine synthase has product MTVGSYDTNLNGDGLRVGIVQARFNEDIGHGLLSSCLAELKRLGVEDEDVLHVTVPGALEVPLVLQKMAESQQFDALIALGAVIRGETYHFELVSNESGAGITRIGLDYGIPIANAILTTETDEQAEVRMVEKGTDAARVAVEMANLTIALEELNQDQGDDE; this is encoded by the coding sequence ATGACCGTAGGAAGCTACGATACCAACCTGAACGGCGACGGCCTGCGTGTCGGCATCGTTCAAGCCCGTTTTAACGAAGACATCGGCCACGGCCTGCTGTCGTCCTGCCTGGCAGAACTGAAACGCCTGGGCGTGGAAGACGAAGACGTCCTGCACGTGACCGTGCCCGGCGCGCTGGAAGTGCCGCTGGTGCTGCAAAAAATGGCCGAGTCGCAGCAGTTCGACGCGCTGATCGCCCTGGGCGCCGTGATCCGTGGCGAGACGTACCACTTCGAGCTGGTCTCGAACGAGTCGGGCGCCGGTATCACCCGCATCGGCCTCGACTACGGCATCCCGATCGCCAACGCCATTCTCACCACTGAAACCGATGAACAGGCGGAAGTGCGCATGGTCGAAAAAGGCACCGACGCCGCCCGCGTGGCAGTGGAAATGGCCAATCTGACCATCGCCCTCGAAGAACTCAATCAGGACCAGGGCGACGACGAATAA
- the ribBA gene encoding bifunctional 3,4-dihydroxy-2-butanone-4-phosphate synthase/GTP cyclohydrolase II — protein sequence MSISSTEEIVAELRAGRMVILVDEEDRENEGDLVLAADFVTPEAINFMVKYARGLVCLTLTEERCDLLELSMMSSRNGTAFGTNFTVSIEAAEGVTTGISAADRAKTIAVAVAKDAKAIDIVQPGHIFPLKAQKGGVLMRAGHTEAGCDLTAMAGLTPASVICEIMKDDGTMARLPDLLEFAKEHNLKIGTIADLIQYRSRNESLVEKVGERQLNTAQGQFRMIAYRDKPSGSAHLALVHGEIEKDKDTLVRVHQPVSILDVLESEATTHSWNLSSSLAAVKAADSGVIVLLNCEETAEQFFSQFAALDKPETKPKGRAASMDLRSYGIGAQILREVGVCKMQLLASPRKMPSMTGFDLEVTGYLAKPN from the coding sequence ATGTCAATTTCCAGCACCGAAGAAATCGTCGCCGAATTGCGCGCTGGCCGCATGGTGATCCTGGTCGATGAAGAAGACCGGGAAAACGAAGGTGACCTGGTGCTCGCGGCGGACTTCGTCACGCCGGAAGCCATCAACTTCATGGTCAAGTATGCGCGCGGCCTGGTGTGCCTCACGCTGACCGAGGAACGCTGCGACCTGCTCGAGCTGTCGATGATGTCGTCGCGTAACGGCACCGCCTTTGGCACCAATTTCACGGTGTCGATCGAAGCGGCTGAAGGCGTAACCACGGGCATCTCGGCTGCCGACCGCGCCAAGACCATTGCCGTGGCCGTGGCCAAGGATGCCAAGGCCATCGATATCGTGCAGCCGGGCCATATCTTCCCGCTCAAGGCGCAAAAAGGCGGCGTGCTGATGCGTGCTGGTCACACCGAAGCCGGTTGCGACCTGACCGCCATGGCCGGCCTCACGCCTGCCTCGGTGATCTGCGAGATCATGAAGGACGACGGCACCATGGCGCGTCTGCCGGATCTGCTGGAATTTGCCAAGGAACACAACCTCAAGATCGGCACCATCGCCGACCTGATCCAGTACCGCAGCCGCAACGAGTCGCTGGTGGAAAAGGTGGGCGAGCGCCAGTTGAACACGGCGCAAGGCCAGTTCCGCATGATTGCATACCGCGACAAGCCGAGCGGTTCGGCCCACCTGGCGCTGGTGCACGGTGAGATCGAAAAAGACAAGGACACCCTGGTGCGCGTGCACCAGCCCGTCTCCATCCTCGACGTGCTGGAATCGGAAGCGACCACCCACTCGTGGAACCTGTCGTCGTCGCTGGCAGCGGTCAAGGCTGCCGATAGCGGCGTGATCGTGCTGCTCAATTGCGAAGAAACCGCCGAGCAGTTCTTCTCGCAATTTGCCGCCCTCGACAAACCGGAAACCAAGCCGAAAGGCCGCGCGGCCAGCATGGACCTGCGCAGCTACGGTATTGGCGCGCAAATCCTGCGCGAAGTCGGCGTGTGCAAAATGCAACTGCTGGCCAGCCCGCGCAAGATGCCGTCGATGACGGGCTTCGACCTGGAAGTGACCGGCTACCTGGCCAAACCCAACTAA
- the nusB gene encoding transcription antitermination factor NusB, translating to MTDKSLHANPSKNRTPRHRAREFALQGLYQWLLNNEPATTVVNNIRAAHGFDKADAEHFTKLLYGAIQDSVALRETFAPLVDRGINELSPIEHAVLLIGAYELKNNLEIPYRVVINEAVELTKSFGGIDGHKYVNGVLDKLAPKLRADEVAGDKKR from the coding sequence ATGACAGATAAAAGCCTACACGCCAACCCCAGCAAGAACCGCACCCCGCGCCACCGCGCGCGCGAGTTCGCGCTGCAGGGCCTGTACCAGTGGCTGCTGAACAACGAACCGGCTACGACGGTCGTCAACAACATCCGCGCCGCCCACGGCTTCGACAAGGCCGATGCCGAGCATTTCACCAAGCTGCTGTACGGTGCGATCCAGGACTCCGTGGCACTGCGCGAAACGTTTGCGCCGCTGGTCGATCGCGGCATCAACGAGCTGTCGCCGATCGAGCACGCGGTGCTGCTGATCGGTGCCTACGAGCTGAAAAACAACCTCGAAATCCCTTACCGCGTGGTGATCAACGAAGCTGTTGAACTGACCAAGTCGTTTGGCGGTATCGACGGTCACAAGTACGTCAACGGTGTGCTCGACAAATTGGCGCCGAAGCTGCGTGCCGATGAAGTGGCAGGCGACAAGAAGCGCTGA
- a CDS encoding c-type cytochrome has product MPFSPPTCLVLCLIFSVQQAHAQGAAAIKQGQRLWQQRCTDCHALDTDETGPRHRGVFGRRAGSIKGYDYSRALKRSQVTWDARSLDRWLTDPEQFIPGQNMDFKVSNAAERAALIAYLQSLSAPGVGKPFTQPVQTPRAAPGRQRQ; this is encoded by the coding sequence ATGCCTTTTAGCCCGCCCACCTGCTTGGTCCTGTGCCTGATTTTTTCGGTGCAGCAGGCGCACGCCCAGGGCGCTGCAGCGATCAAGCAGGGCCAGCGGCTGTGGCAGCAGCGCTGCACCGACTGTCACGCGCTCGACACCGACGAGACCGGCCCGCGCCATCGCGGCGTATTCGGCCGCCGTGCCGGCAGCATCAAAGGCTACGATTACTCGCGCGCGCTCAAGCGTTCGCAGGTGACGTGGGACGCCCGGTCGCTCGACCGCTGGCTGACCGATCCAGAACAGTTCATTCCGGGGCAGAACATGGATTTCAAGGTGAGCAATGCAGCCGAGCGGGCTGCGCTGATTGCTTATTTGCAAAGCTTGTCTGCGCCGGGTGTGGGCAAACCTTTTACGCAACCGGTGCAAACGCCGCGTGCAGCGCCAGGTAGGCAGCGCCAATGA